DNA from Granulicella arctica:
GAACGTCCCCCGCTCACTCACCTTCCGCCAGTTGTTCTTCAACCACATGGTGCACCACACCGCGCAGCTCGGCGTCTACCTCCGCCTCAACGACATTCCCGTACCCGCCCTCTACGGCCCATCCGCCGACGAGCAGTGGACCCCACCCACAAAATAAACACGTCACCAAACTGTCATCCTGAGCGAAGTGTGAAGTCGAAAGACCTGCACTTGCACTTGCACTTTTCAAACTAAACAAAAACTCTGTCATCCTGAGCGGAGCGCAGCGAAGTCGAAGGACCTGCGGTTGCCTTTGCACTTGCCGTTGCCTGTTCTTTCCCACCCTCCACCAAAAAACCGCGAAGGCGCTCACAGTACCCTCGTGAGCGCCTTCCGACACTTAGCCCTACCCAGCCTTCTCCGACAACTCCGCCCAACGCGCATACAGCCCATCCGCAACCTCCTGCGCGTCCTCCATCTCCTTCAGCGCAGCCGTCAGCTTCACCGCATCCGTCACGACCGCCGTATCCTCCAGAGCCTCACGAGCCGCCTGCAACCGATCCTCAGCAGCCTCCACCGCCGCCTTGATCCCCGCAAACTCCCGAGCCTCCAGGTACGACAGCTTCTTCTTCCCACCGCTCACCGGAGCCGCCGCAACCGAAGCCACAGCCTTCCCCGTCTGCCCCGGAATAATCGACTCCTCCACCGTCGCTCCGCGCCACTGCTCCCACTGCGAGTAGTCCGCGAACGTCTCCGTCCCACCCTTCCCATCCAGCCCCAGCACAATCGTCGACACCCGATCCAGCATGTAGCGATCGTGCGTCACCAGCATCAGAGCACCCGTGTACTCGAGCAGACTCTCTTCCAGAATCTCCAGCGTCGCAATATCCAGATCGTTCGTCGGTTCGTCCAGCAGCAATAGATCCGCAGGCTCCAGCATCAGCTTCGCGATCAGCACACGAGCCCGCTCCCCACCACTCAACCTCTCGACAGGCTGGTTCAGTTGCTCGCTGGTAAACAGAAACTTCGTAGCATAACTCGCCACATGCACCACACGCCCCTGGTACACCACCGAGTCCGAGTCCGGAGCCAGAGCCCGCCGCAGCGTCACTCCCTCCTCCAGCTCCCTCGTCTGCGAAAAATAAACAATCTTCAGCGAAGCCGCCTTCTTGATCGTCCCCGCGCTCGGCTGAATCTCATCCCGCAGCAGCCGCAGCAGCGTCGTCTTGCCGCTTCCATTCGGCCCCACCAGACCCACCCGCATCCCAGAGGTCACCAGAAACTTCAGCCCCTCAACGATCTTCCGATCCCCCAACACGCAGCTCACATCCTCAAACTCAACCAGCCGCTTCGTCTGCCGATCTGTAGCGGAGAAGTCGATGCCAGCGGAAGCAGTCTGCACCCGCGAGTTCACCTCTTTCAACTGCCCAATCAGATCATTCGCATTGTCGATCCGAGCCTTAGCCTTCGTGCTCCGAGCCTTCGGCCCACGCCGCAACCAGTCGACCTCGATCTTCACCCGATTCTTCAGCGCATCCTGCAACTTGCTCTGCGCCTCCATGTACCCCTGCTTGCCCTCGATAAACTTCGAGTACGTCCCCTGCACCCGCAGCAGCCCGTCCGCGTACACCCGGTTCAGTTCGACGATCGCCGTCGCAACATTCTCAAGAAAATAACGATCATGGCTGACCAGAACGCAAGCGAAAGAAGCCTCATTCAGTAACTCCTCCAGCCACGCAATCCCAGCCAGATCCAGATGGTTCGTCGGCTCATCCAGCAGCAGCACATCCGGAGCCGTCACCACGGCCTCGGCAATCGCCAGCCGCTTCCGCCAGCCGCCGCTCAACCGCGCCGCCTCGGCCTTCATATCCGGAAAGCCCGTCCGCCCACTCGTCTCCCGCAGCCGCCCCTCGTGCTCGATCTCCGGAACCTTCGCCTCCACCAGCGCCCGCTCCAGCACATCCCGCACCGTCAGCCCCGGAGCAAACGTTGACTCCTGCCGCACATACCCCACACGAGCCCGCTTCCGCGTCGCAACATCGCCCGCATCCGCGTCCTCATCCCCCGCCAACACCTTCAACAGCGTGGACTTTCCCGCCCCATTCGGCCCGATCAGCCCAATGCGGTCTCCATCTGAAACAGTAAACGAAATATCACGAAACAACGGCGTTGCGCCAAAGGCCTTCGTCAGCCCCTGCGCATTGAGGATTGGTGGCATTTCTTCAGTTTACCGTGCCCCCGCCAATTCGGCATGTACCCCGAGTGCGATGCCCCATGAAACCCTACTTCGGCGCATGATCAACAGCCTTCGCTTCAGGCGCCTGCACACGAGTAAAGGTGTCACCCCAAATGCCGGAGAGATCGACCAGATCAAAGCTGCTGGTCTTGCCGGAAGCGAAGGTTATCTCAACCTCCTGGTTCGTGAGATAAAACCTCAATGGACTCTCTGCCACCATCCGCGACGGTGTCTTCTGCGAGCCTTCGTTTTGAATATAGAGATGGCCGTCCGCGAAGGTCAGCAGGAGAAACTGCGGATCCTTCGTATCAGCGCTACCATAGCGGCCGACATAAGAGCGCAGCGTGTTCTCCGGCACACTCGCCTCCTTGCCCTCAGAAGGAAGAATCGCGTCTTCGTTCATCGCAAGATGTACGATCTCCGTATCGAGGGCCGCGCTCCCCGGTGTACTCTGATTGCCTTCGGCCACCAGATTCGACAGCACGACAACAGTGGTCTTCGTCCCCGGAAGATAGTCGAGAAACGAAAAGAATCCATCCACCGTGCCATTGTGGAAGATATCGAGCGTCTCACCCTCCCCATCGATATACAGACCATAACCATAGCCATGAAGAAAGGGTTTCGTCATCTCCGCAAACGAGGCCGGCGCAAGCACCTTCCCCCCATGCAAAGCTTCTGTCCACCGAACCAGGTCGCCAGCCGTGGAGTAGAGGTTCCCCGCACCCGCCAAACTCGCGAGATCAAGGTCCGCCACAGGAAAAGGACCGTGGCCGGACGGGTGATACCCATAAGCGCGATGGGAGACCAGGCTCGAGTTCCAGTCGCAACCAGTCTGCGCAAGCTGTAGCGGCTGGAAGATGCGCTCCTCAAGGAACCGGCAGTACGGTTCACCACTCGCCTGTTCGATCACCCGTCCAAGCAGCATGTAATTGATATTGGCGTATTCAAACTTCGAACCGGGCTGGAACGCAAGAGGCTTCTCCAGAACTCCCTGCATCAGCTCTTCCGGGCTGTGCGGCGAGTATTTGAGGATAAGGCCAAAATCCACATCCGGAATGCCCGAGCTATGAGTCAACAGATTACGCAGTGTAATGCCGCCCCACGCAACAGGAGAATGCGGGTAGAAACGACTGAGGAGATCGCTCGTCTTCAGCTTCCCCTCCTGCTGAAGCAACAGGACAGCAGCCGCGGTGAACTGCTTAGAGAGCGACCCGATACGAAAACGCGTGTCGGGCGTGAAGGGAATCTGCCATTCGAGATTGGCGTACCCATAACCTTGCTGGAAGATGAGCTGATGATCCCGCTCTACAGCCACCACTCCCATAAAGCCATCACGACTCCGATAAAACTCTGCCGCTCGATCGATGCGAACACGAACCGAAGCCGCCGTCTGCGCCGAGGCAAGCTGAACCGCTAGCGCAAAGGAAGCAACAAGGGCCGAAAGGAGACGTGTCATAGCACCACTCTCAGGACATGCGTTCCCCCGAGTATCGCCGATCTTTATCAGTTCAAGAAACGAAGATCTCCGCTCCATTCATACCCGCAAAGACACCCCGACTACTTCCGCTCCTCCGGCAAAGCGCCTCTTGAAACGCCGCTTCGCGGTACCATGGGATTCATTTCTCCCGAGCCGTATAAGCGCGTCGTAAACAGGAGGTCTGGTGTCTGAAAGAAACGCGTCCTTGGCAAGCGTCTGCTGGATCACCTCCGCCACCCTTGCCGCCTTCCTGTGCTTTCTGCAACTCGGCGCGATAACCAGCCTGCTAGCAGGCCGAGCGGGGTTTGCTCTCATCGCCCCAATCGCACTAATCGCAGCTCTGTTAAGCGCCTATTGGCTGGCACGACGAGAGGGATTACCCGGCAGCATGCGCTGGTGGCCTGTCGGCCTCACCCTAGTTCTGCTCGCTTCCGCCCTTCTGCTCTCGGCATTTTTTTATGACTTCGCCTGGGACGGAGAGTGGTATCACCAGTCAGGAATCATCAGCATCGCCCACGGTTGGAACCCCCTCTCCGAGCCGATGCGAACCTTCTCCTCGGGACGCGAGCTGTGGTTGCGGCACTACGCCAAGGGCCCCTGGTATGCCGCGGCTACGATCTTCGCCGCAACCGGTCGAATCGAATGGGGCAAGTGTATTAACTGGCTCGTCTTTGCAGCAGCGTTCTTCGGAACGCTCGCCGCAGCCCTCAACGCGGGTTTCCGCCGCAGCCGCGCACTTGCAATCGCCATCGTGGTCGCAGTCAACCCCGTCGTCCTCAGCGAACTCCCTACCTTTCTGGTGGACGGGATAATGGCGTCTTCCCTCATTCTGACCGTCGCCGCAACCATCACCGCCCTCCGTCAACCACGTCCGGCAGTCATTGCAACCGCAGTGGCAGCATCGATCGTCTGCATCAACGCAAAGTTCACCGGACTCATTTATCTATGCTTCGCACTCGCCGCAATCGGACTTTGGTGCCTCTTCAAAGCACGCAGGTCGCTGGCACCACTCGCATACCTGACTGCAGGAACGCTTGTTCTCGCCACCTGCCTCTGGGGCTACAACCCCTACGTCACCAATACGCTGTACCGGCACCAGCCCTTCTATCCCATTCTCGGATCGGCGAAGTACCCAAACCTCGTACAGCAAGGCGATGACGGAAATGAAAAATACGAAACGCCGAAAAACATGGTCGGACGTATGCGTCCCATACGGTTCGCGTACTCTATCTTCGGCCGGCCCGGCAATCAGCCCTATCGCGAAGGCACGACCGCCTCGTTGATGTGGCCCTTCACCGCACACCCTCACGACCTCTACAGCTATACCTTTCAAGACCCCCGCATCGCCGCACTCGGCCCGTTCTTCAGCGGCGGCTTTCTGCTCTCCATCGCCTTAGGCATTTGGCTGCTGTTCAAACTCGATTCATCCTCCCGCTGGTTGCTGCTACTAACCTCAGCAACGATCATCGCTTCGCTGCTCATCAGTAAGGATTCATGGTGGCCGCGCTATGGGCCACAGTTATGGCTGCTGCCGATCATTCCCATGCTCTTCGCCTTCAGAGAAAACTCTTCGCGCCTTCAGGTCAGGCTCACCTGGACACTCTTCGTTCTGCTGTTCGTCAACGCAGCCATCGTCGCCGCAGTCAGGTTCCATTGGGAGACACAAGCGAGCCTGACCTTGCGTCATCAACTACGTGATCTGCGGAACTCCGGCCAGGAGTACGAGTTCAGCACCTTCTATTTCGACGACTCGGCCAAGGAGCGCCTCACAGAAGCTCATGTACGTTTTCGCGATCTCGGCATGACGAAGCTCCCAAATAGCCACGAATTAGAGAGCGTAGTCGAGGGATATCCCGCTCCAATTCTCTATCGCGCCACAGGTGAGAAATAGCTGACAACATCAGTAACCCGGCGGAGCGGAATCCCCACTACTTCTGCTCCTCCGGCAAAGCCCACGCAAACAGCACGCCCCCTCCAGCCACCACCACATACTGCCGTCCATCCAGCTCATACGTTATAGGAGAGTTCCGGACCGACGATCCCAACCCCGCATGCCAAAGCGTCTTGCCATCGCTCGTATCCAGCGCCAGCACATTGCCATGCACATCGCCCGTAAACGTGATGCCGGAGTCCGTGCTCAGCACCCCCGCTCCCGGCCCGCCTTCGCCCAGCTCATGACTCCACCGAATCTTCCCCGTCCGATAGTCAATCGCCTCCAGCACTCCCTTACCCCACAGCCCATAATCAGCGCCCGCCCAGCCAAACGTACCATCCGCCGGCTTCGTGAAATAGAGACTGTAGCTCGGCTGCGCGCTCACCAGAAAAAGCCCCGTCTTCGGATCGAAGCTAGGCGACCGGTAGTTCGTCAAACCACCCTCATCCGGAGCAATCAGCCGTCCATCCGGCGCCGGTTCCTTCGCCGGATCAGGAATCGGCTCTCCCTTCGCATCCACACCCTTGGCCCAGTTCACCGGACCGAACGGTGCCGTCACCAGGTTCTCTCCCGTCACCCGGTCCAGCACAAAGAAGTAGCCGCTCCGCGTAGCCTGCATCAGCATCTTGCGCGGCTTCCCCTTGAACATCCCATCCACCAGCACCGGAATCTCCACCGCATCCCAGTCATGCGTGTCATGCGGCGTCACCTGGAACGCCCAGACCAGCTCTCCCGTATCCGCATTCAAAGCCACAATGCTGCACGTATACAGATTATTCCCCGGACGCGCACCCCCCGCCAGCACCGGCGTCGGATTTCCCGTCCCCCAATACACCAGGTTCAGAGCTGGATCATACGTCCCCGGCATCCACGTCGTTCCCCCCGTCTCCGCATGCTTCCCATCCCCCTTCGGATTGACATTCCACCTCCATTGCAGCTTGCCCGTCTCCACATCAAACGCCTGCACAAACATGGGAAGGTTATCCAGGTCGCCCCCCACCCCCACAATCACATGGTTTCCCACCACCAGCGGAGCCATCGTCGTCCAGTAGCCCTCATTGACATCCGCCACGGCAATGTTCCAGCGCACCCTGCCATCCTTCGCATTCAGACTCACCATGTGATCATCCGGTCCCATGAAGAAGATCCAATCGCGATAGATCGCCACTCCCCGCTGCCCAATATGATTCCCCTTGTTCGGCGGATACTGATAGTGCCAGATCAGATGACCCGAGCGCGCATCCACCGCCCACAGATGATCCGGCATCGTAAAGTACATAATCCCGTCCACCAGAATCGGCGTCGACTTGATGCCGGCCCCAGCCAGTCCTGTCTGGAACGCCCACGCCAGCGTCAGCTTATTGACGTTCGCCGGAGTAATCTGCGTAAAGCTGCTGTGCCTCCGTCCCGAATAGTCCCCATGAAAGCCGGGCCAGCTATCCACCGGAGGATGCACCAACATCTGCGTATCAACATTCTGCCCATTCGCAGCAAAAACTGCCGTAAACACCAGCACAAACAAAGGAACCCAGAAAAGGAACGGTCTTTTAGGCAGCATCATAGGCAGACAGCAAACTCCCTGCAGGCGTCAAAAAAACAGCTCGCCCCGAATGCTAGGAAGTATTGCACAAGCAGCCCAGTCAAGGCATTAGCTCATACCCTTTGCCATGTTCGTTCCTATCCCCAACTCACCAACCCCACCACAAAAGACTGTCATCCTGAGCGAAGTCCGCAGCACGCAGCCGAAGGACCTGCGGTTGCATTTGCTGTTGCT
Protein-coding regions in this window:
- a CDS encoding acido-empty-quinoprotein group A, with translation MMLPKRPFLFWVPLFVLVFTAVFAANGQNVDTQMLVHPPVDSWPGFHGDYSGRRHSSFTQITPANVNKLTLAWAFQTGLAGAGIKSTPILVDGIMYFTMPDHLWAVDARSGHLIWHYQYPPNKGNHIGQRGVAIYRDWIFFMGPDDHMVSLNAKDGRVRWNIAVADVNEGYWTTMAPLVVGNHVIVGVGGDLDNLPMFVQAFDVETGKLQWRWNVNPKGDGKHAETGGTTWMPGTYDPALNLVYWGTGNPTPVLAGGARPGNNLYTCSIVALNADTGELVWAFQVTPHDTHDWDAVEIPVLVDGMFKGKPRKMLMQATRSGYFFVLDRVTGENLVTAPFGPVNWAKGVDAKGEPIPDPAKEPAPDGRLIAPDEGGLTNYRSPSFDPKTGLFLVSAQPSYSLYFTKPADGTFGWAGADYGLWGKGVLEAIDYRTGKIRWSHELGEGGPGAGVLSTDSGITFTGDVHGNVLALDTSDGKTLWHAGLGSSVRNSPITYELDGRQYVVVAGGGVLFAWALPEEQK
- a CDS encoding serine hydrolase domain-containing protein; this translates as MTRLLSALVASFALAVQLASAQTAASVRVRIDRAAEFYRSRDGFMGVVAVERDHQLIFQQGYGYANLEWQIPFTPDTRFRIGSLSKQFTAAAVLLLQQEGKLKTSDLLSRFYPHSPVAWGGITLRNLLTHSSGIPDVDFGLILKYSPHSPEELMQGVLEKPLAFQPGSKFEYANINYMLLGRVIEQASGEPYCRFLEERIFQPLQLAQTGCDWNSSLVSHRAYGYHPSGHGPFPVADLDLASLAGAGNLYSTAGDLVRWTEALHGGKVLAPASFAEMTKPFLHGYGYGLYIDGEGETLDIFHNGTVDGFFSFLDYLPGTKTTVVVLSNLVAEGNQSTPGSAALDTEIVHLAMNEDAILPSEGKEASVPENTLRSYVGRYGSADTKDPQFLLLTFADGHLYIQNEGSQKTPSRMVAESPLRFYLTNQEVEITFASGKTSSFDLVDLSGIWGDTFTRVQAPEAKAVDHAPK
- a CDS encoding ABC-F family ATP-binding cassette domain-containing protein, whose protein sequence is MPPILNAQGLTKAFGATPLFRDISFTVSDGDRIGLIGPNGAGKSTLLKVLAGDEDADAGDVATRKRARVGYVRQESTFAPGLTVRDVLERALVEAKVPEIEHEGRLRETSGRTGFPDMKAEAARLSGGWRKRLAIAEAVVTAPDVLLLDEPTNHLDLAGIAWLEELLNEASFACVLVSHDRYFLENVATAIVELNRVYADGLLRVQGTYSKFIEGKQGYMEAQSKLQDALKNRVKIEVDWLRRGPKARSTKAKARIDNANDLIGQLKEVNSRVQTASAGIDFSATDRQTKRLVEFEDVSCVLGDRKIVEGLKFLVTSGMRVGLVGPNGSGKTTLLRLLRDEIQPSAGTIKKAASLKIVYFSQTRELEEGVTLRRALAPDSDSVVYQGRVVHVASYATKFLFTSEQLNQPVERLSGGERARVLIAKLMLEPADLLLLDEPTNDLDIATLEILEESLLEYTGALMLVTHDRYMLDRVSTIVLGLDGKGGTETFADYSQWEQWRGATVEESIIPGQTGKAVASVAAAPVSGGKKKLSYLEAREFAGIKAAVEAAEDRLQAAREALEDTAVVTDAVKLTAALKEMEDAQEVADGLYARWAELSEKAG